A genome region from Penicillium psychrofluorescens genome assembly, chromosome: 3 includes the following:
- a CDS encoding uncharacterized protein (ID:PFLUO_005696-T1.cds;~source:funannotate): MSSILPSSPTIQIGRGFSSNYFDARLRLTSRYDLDELVRDIKAHLGESGGISSTDVNEKYLISLAQKYASQPSDWAKYFYNDTSKNYTRNAIENINQKANILLLVWNPRKGSPIHDHANAHCIMKILAGELEETVYHMPDQDMPDQGAETKSPLEIKSQKVYRSNEVTYISDDIGLHRVRNPSSNKVAVSLHLYTPPNAADYGFNIFDESTGKASFVPQARSVGHPEGGAE; this comes from the exons ATGTCGTCCATCCTTCCTTCTAGTCCCACCATCCAAATCGGTCGTGGCTTTTCATCAAACTACTTCGACGCACGCCTGAGACTCACATCGAGATATGACCTTGATGAGCTGGTGCGAGACATCAAGGCTCATCTGGGTGAGTCCGGGGGCATTTCCTCAACGGATGTGAACGAGAAGTATCTGATCTCGCTTGCTCAGAAGTATGCCTCTCAGCCGAGTGACTGGGCGAAGTACTTCTACAACGACACAAGCAAGAACTATACACGCAATGCCATTGAAAACATCAACCAGAAAGCCAACATC CTCCTCCTTGTATGGAATCCCAGAAAAGGCTCCCCGATCCACGACCACGCCAACGCCCACTGCATCATGAAGATCCTCGCCGGCGAGCTCGAGGAAACAGTCTACCACATGCCAGACCAGGACATGCCAGACCAGGGCGCAGAGACCAAATCGCCCTTGGAGATCAAGTCTCAAAAAGTCTATCGTTCGAATGAGGTAACCTATATCTCCGATGACATCGGGCTGCACCGCGTGCGAAACCCAAGCAGCAACAAGGTTGCTGTCTCATTACACT TGTATACTCCCCCAAATGCAGCGGACTATGGGTTCAACATCTTCGATGAGAGCACCGGGAAGGCTAGTTTTGTGCCGCAGGCTCGGTCTGTTGGCCATCCTGAGGGGGGCGCAGAATGA